The Pseudomonas sp. G2-4 genome window below encodes:
- a CDS encoding SDR family oxidoreductase: protein MKTPLQTPRHGKRVFLTGGTGFLGALMAAQALSDDWADHLVIPTRRGNHNVGIPEEVQRELLALGRSADEFEKKVTTVHWQGAETASVELLESMLRSGNVDTVVHCAGCLDYFDNEALQALNVDFTARLTVAAKQAGVSFFIFVSTAYSAGYSGGVVPETALNEPPSDPTNYTLTKRAAERVVAECGIPFLVVRPSIVIGSSADGRYSGKRYGLYQQWMGIERLLSDRHHAELHTVATDQALNLLHQDAFQASIASVFRWVPEGEYVNLVVDDQTSPSMKDLWRLFCKVTRPKTVIFYDSLQAVDLKAINIRQRGYLTFAQTNLEIGAYPWQFDRQWLKVLSQRGLNFTETTLNTLQICQDRFIRSSQPIQRYLERFGADLPAHTEYRDHLDAWDVSANEHA from the coding sequence CCACGCCACGGAAAACGCGTCTTCCTGACAGGAGGCACGGGATTCCTCGGCGCACTCATGGCTGCTCAAGCGCTTAGTGATGACTGGGCAGATCACTTGGTCATCCCGACCAGGCGAGGTAACCATAACGTTGGCATTCCAGAAGAAGTGCAGCGGGAACTGCTGGCATTGGGAAGAAGTGCTGACGAATTCGAGAAAAAGGTGACCACTGTTCACTGGCAGGGTGCTGAAACCGCATCGGTAGAGCTGCTGGAAAGTATGCTTCGCTCAGGAAATGTGGACACGGTAGTCCACTGCGCAGGTTGCCTCGATTACTTCGATAATGAGGCGCTGCAAGCTCTGAACGTCGATTTCACTGCAAGGCTTACTGTCGCAGCCAAACAAGCAGGAGTGAGCTTTTTTATCTTCGTTTCCACGGCCTACTCCGCTGGCTACTCTGGAGGTGTAGTGCCAGAAACGGCGCTGAACGAGCCGCCGAGCGATCCTACCAACTACACGCTGACCAAGCGGGCAGCTGAGCGCGTAGTTGCTGAATGTGGCATTCCATTCCTTGTCGTCAGACCATCCATCGTGATTGGTAGCTCTGCTGATGGTCGCTACAGCGGTAAGCGCTATGGCCTCTATCAGCAATGGATGGGTATCGAAAGGCTACTCTCCGATCGCCATCACGCCGAACTGCATACGGTCGCTACGGACCAAGCGCTCAACCTCCTGCACCAGGACGCTTTCCAAGCCAGCATCGCCAGCGTGTTTCGCTGGGTGCCCGAAGGTGAATACGTCAACCTGGTCGTTGACGATCAGACCAGTCCGTCGATGAAAGACCTATGGCGGCTGTTCTGCAAAGTCACGCGCCCCAAGACCGTGATTTTCTACGATAGCCTCCAAGCGGTTGATCTAAAGGCCATCAACATTCGCCAGCGAGGCTACCTGACGTTCGCTCAGACCAACCTCGAAATCGGTGCCTACCCTTGGCAATTCGACCGGCAGTGGCTCAAGGTTTTGAGCCAACGTGGCCTGAACTTCACTGAAACGACATTGAACACACTGCAGATCTGCCAAGACCGATTTATACGTTCCTCTCAGCCCATCCAACGGTACCTTGAGCGCTTCGGCGCGGATCTGCCTGCTCACACTGAATACCGTGACCACCTCGATGCCTGGGACGTTTCTGCCAATGAACATGCTTGA